One window from the genome of Toxotes jaculatrix isolate fToxJac2 chromosome 17, fToxJac2.pri, whole genome shotgun sequence encodes:
- the crip2 gene encoding cysteine-rich protein 2 yields MASKCPKCEKTVYFAEKVSSLGKDWHKLCLKCDRCNKLLNAGGHAEHDGRPYCHKPCYAALFGPKGVNIGGAGSYVYDTPANNNPSSVDSAPKADEKRVYAPKAPSKAGSITTFSGEANLCPRCNKKVYFAEKVTSLGKDWHRPCLRCERCSKTLAAGSHAEHDGQPYCHKPCYAVLFGPKGVNTGGVGSYIYDKEPSAVTQP; encoded by the exons CTGAAAAGGTGTCATCGCTGGGGAAAGACTGGCACAAGTTGTGTCTCAAGTGCGACCGCTGCAACAAGCTTCTCAACGCCGGAGGCCACGCTGAG CACGATGGAAGGCCCTACTGCCACAAACCGTGCTATGCTGCCCTCTTTGGGCCAAAAG gtgtgaACATTGGTGGAGCAGGCTCTTACGTGTATGATACTCCCGCCAACAACAACCCTTCTTCTGTGGATTCAGCCCCAAAAGCTGACGAGAAGCGAGTGTACGCACCGAAGGCACCATCAAAAG CTGGCAGCATCACCACTTTTTCTGGAGAAGCCAACCTGTGTCCTCGATGCAACAAGAAGGTGTATTTTG CTGAGAAGGTGACATCACTGGGCAAGGACTGGCATCGACCTTGTCTGCGCTGTGAGAGGTGCAGCAAGACTCTGGCTGCTGGCAGCCACGCAGag caCGACGGCCAGCCTTACTGCCACAAACCATGCTACGCTGTTCTCTTTGGGCCCAAAG GCGTGAACACTGGTGGTGTGGGCAGCTACATCTATGACAAGGAGCCCAGTGCAGTGACCCAGCCTTGA